In a single window of the Megalobrama amblycephala isolate DHTTF-2021 linkage group LG3, ASM1881202v1, whole genome shotgun sequence genome:
- the LOC125263957 gene encoding LOW QUALITY PROTEIN: adenylate cyclase type 2 (The sequence of the model RefSeq protein was modified relative to this genomic sequence to represent the inferred CDS: inserted 1 base in 1 codon): HVIQDELGSRTEFLLEKCFKKETEEMETTKNVNRLLLQNLLPGHVTDFFIGKDVPNQDLYSKSCECVCVIFASVPQFYKEFYNESSVNNNGLECLRFLNEIISDFDELLNKPKFSAVEKIKTIGSTYMAAAGLTNPAKTEEQLACDRSYSHIRCMLDFAIALMGRLENINMHSFNSFKLRIGINHGPXIAGVIGAHKPQYDIWGNTVNVASRMDSTGVLDKIQVTEETAQVAQMLGYSVTQRGVVNVKGKGQLTTFFIDTEQMLKS, from the exons CATGTGATTCAGGATGAGTTGGGCTCTCGGACAGAGTTCCTGCTAGAGAAATGTTTCAAAAAAGAGACGGAGGAAATGGAGACGACCAAGAATGTCAACAGACTCCTCCTGCAGAATCTGCTGCCCGGACACGTCACAGACTTCTTCATCGGCAAGGACGTCCCAAACCAG gactTGTACAGTAAgtcatgtgagtgtgtgtgcgtcaTATTTGCATCCGTGCCGCAGTTCTACAAAGAGTTTTACAACGAGAGCAGCGTCAACAACAACGGACTGGAGTGTCTTCGCTTCCTGAACGAGATCATTTCAGACTTTGACGAG CTCCTTAACAAGCCAAAATTCAGTGCGGTTGAGAAGATCAAGACCATCGGCAGCACCTACATGGCGGCTGCCGGACTGACCAATCCTGCGAAAACAGAGGAACAACTA GCCTGTGACAGGTCATACAGTCACATCCGCTGCATGCTGGACTTCGCCATCGCTCTGATGGGCAGGCTGGAAAACAtcaacatgcactcattcaaCAGCTTCAAACTGAGGATCG GGATAAACCACGGCC TGATCGCAGGCGTCATCGGCGCTCACAAACCGCAGTATGACATCTGGGGAAACACGGTTAATGTGGCCAGCAGGATGGACAGCACTGGAGTCCTGGACAAAATACAG gtgacgGAGGAAACGGCACAGGTGGCTCAAATGCTGGGCTATAGTGTCACTCAGAGAGGAGTGGTCAACGTTAAGGGCAAAGGTCAACTTACTACGTTCTTCATCGACACAGAGCAAATGCTGAAGTCCTGA